The Ochotona princeps isolate mOchPri1 chromosome 17, mOchPri1.hap1, whole genome shotgun sequence genome segment GTGGTTTCTACTAACTGTATTCTGCACCTCATTGGCAGTCGTGTTTCGATACAACCCAGGTGAGCGTCCTGCTCGCCCAGTAAGGCGGCTGACAGACGCGGGGCACAGCTTCCAGAGCGGCCTTTTGCTGTCCTCTTCCAGACACACAGCCCTTACCCCTTCTGGCCTCTCCTGGCACCCTCCACAACCACACACACGAGGTCAGtgcactgcagcttcctgccattgaGCTCCTCAGCAGCAGACTCTCAAGACTTCACACAGCCATAGGAAAATCTAGCTGGAAAGCCCTGCCATATTGTGATGCAAATTAAccaactgcctgcaatgctggcctcccatgtgagtaccagttcaagtcccggctgctccatttccaatctagctccctgctattgtacctGAGAAACCAGTacaatatggcccaagtgcttgggtccccatcatccatgtgggagacccaggcgcCTAGCTCTAGTCTGATCCAGTCCCAGCcagtggggaataaaccagtggatggaagacctcgctCTATTTTCcccatcactctacctttcaaatacaaaaattgttttttaaaaaacattcttaaagcagtagaggatggtctaaaggccttgggaccctgcaccgcattggagacctggaagaggctcctggctttggatcaccttagctttggccactgcggccgcttggggagtgaaacagcagatggaagatctttctgtctgtctccctctttgtaaaagttaaaaaaaaaatcttaaaaacaggaaGAGTCTCTCTCCGAGCACACCACAGGACTCAGCCTAGGACAGTTATTTTTGGTGactgtttctaagatttatttacgtTGAAAGtcacagctcttccattcactggtgcacTGCCCAAATAGTTAAAATGGCTACAGCTGGACAGAGCCAggggcaggagcagagagagagctggatggaacagGCAGGACAGAACAGATGCCTGTATGTGACGCCAGCGCCATTTCTGATATAAGTATTTCAGGGTCTTACATTGCAAGTAATTCCACATCCTGCTTGTACAGTTCATAAGTCTGAAACACTTTTCCTTCTTGAAAAAGCTCTACTCAATATTTAAAAAGCTAGTTTAACTTTGTCTTCAAGATCCCTTAACTgaaacaaataactaaaaaatTTGCCTTTCTCTGCCCTTCTGAGCAGACATGGAATGAAATCTCCCACAGCACTGACCTGACTAACCTGCACAtccatcctgctctctgtccATGGGGAGTGGGGAACCCAGGACGGCGGGGGGGGTGTCTTCGGGTGGCAGTGGGGGAACACTGGGTACATACTCCGGCTATGCACTGCGTGACAAGGCTCTCCGGCCCTTCTGAGTCAACACTCCCCATTTCTCTCTGACATCTTACCACTGAGACACCTCTGctatcctttcctctctcccaggGCCTCACTAGCAAGGACAAGTCAAACACTCAGTACTGGCAACTCTCAGTGGCCAGGGTCATCTCCCGTTCGAAGGCTTCCCTTGTTCAGTCACACCTGCTGCCTGACGGGCAGGAGGAGAATCAGGGTTTGTCAACACAATGCGGGCCCACCTCAGCCCCATCTGCCCAAGAGCACTCTCCAGCTCAAATGCCAGGTGTGCCATTGGCAGCTGCCCACAGCCACCCATAGCAATCCTGTGCACAGGCAGAGTTAAAGGCTGTGCTGCAGGCCCATGAACAGAAGTGGCTTCTGGTGAGGGCGGCATACAGGGGGGATGATCCTTGGGGCTCACCGTCTGCTTGAAGCCGACAGCCGTGTGCTGAGGGGCCTTGCGAAGCGCATTGGTCATCGTTCTCCGGGCCTCTGAGTATTCCAACTGGATGGCTTTGATTCGTCCTGCGGGTGGAGGAAAGGTGCGTGGTGCCACCAAGTCCCTGGCAAACCCAAGTACCAAAGGGGCCTCTCACGGATCAGTCACCCTTCAGGAAAGTTACGCCAGATGAGCCTGAGATAGCCTCTGGCGGGCAGGTTAGGCCCCCTGCTCACCTGTGTAGTAGAGGTACCTGGCCCACTCATTGTTGTTGGCCTGCTCGGGGAACACAGACTTGGACACCAGCTTCTCAGCCTGGTCATACAAGCTGTAGTGTAAGTAGTTTCGCAGCAGGAGGTTCAGCAGCGTGGCCTGCCCGTCTGCGTCATGCCGAAGGGTGGCTGTCCGGAGCCTGGCGTGCAGGAAACTTTTAGGACAAAAGAAAACAGAGGTCAAGGGCCTCAAATCAGAACTCTGTGAAACGTCTCTGAGCCTTCATTTTCTCCCAATCCCTAAAAAGTGATACAAGCTGCTTTTCTGGTTAATTCTGAATATTCAACTCTGGGAGACACACAGCTCGCTCTCTCAGCTCCTGGGAAGTCCACGCCTGAAATGGCCCGCATCTGTCGGGCAGTCGTGCAGCTGGTGGCAGGGCTGTGTGGAGACCAGGGGCTGTGCAGCAGGGATACCATGGTGAGGAAGGTGGTGATGCAATGTTAAGTGGCCTGGTCTCCGCAGAACTCACTGGGAAGGGCAATGTTTTGGCCAAGGCCtgatggaggtggggagagaggccAGGCAAAGGCTGGGAGCAAGAGAGGGCCTGGGACACTGACAGGCAAgcagaaggcaaggctggctgagAGTCAGGAAGGGGGATGAAGGGCAGGAGATGCCAAGCACTTGCCATGGGCCAGACTACACTTCCTTTATAAACTCTTGCAAGGATATTGAGGGAAATGTGGGTCACTATGGACTGTTTCCCCACTTCTAAGCCACCACTCAATCTCCCTTAATGTGAGGTGGAGGGAAGAACCAGGGGGACATTCCTTAACTTCCCAAGAGCTACCCCTATGTCCCTCTACAGCTGGCCCTCTCCTGGCTTGGGGCATGTTGcctgtccctccctcttcctgATGCGCACCCTGTAGCTACTAGCTTGATACCTTTGTCAAGTCCACTGTTCTGCAGCAGTGACTGACCAAGCCCCTAACCCCAAGGGCGGCAAGTGAGACAGCCCATACCTGCGCACCACATCCAGCTTGTCTAAGAACTCATAGACCCGGGCATGGTAATAGTAACACTTGGCGGCCACGAGGTCCAGGGCCCGGCGGTTCTGAGTACTGATCTTCTGCATCAAGTCGTCGGAGATTTTCTGTGCCTGGAGAGAATCGAGCAGTCATCCACCAAAAGTTACAACTAGGATCACCCAAGCCGGCAAATACCCTGTTGAGTACACACCCCGGAGAACGGGCTGTATCCACACCCAAACCTGCAgacaaatgtccacagcagaaACAACCCGAGGACTTGCCTGCCAGTGGAGGCCTGGAGAACAAACCGTGGTCTATCCATACAACAGAACACTATTCACCCATGAAAAGGGATGAAACCCTGATGCAGGTTACATGCAGGAACCTTAAAGATAGCCCGCTGTGAGAGCAGCTAGTCACACAAAGCCTACATATTGTGTAATCCTACTCATGGAATGTCCTCCACGGGGACAGAAAGCAAAGCAGCtactgccaggggctggagtgaggggatgggggaggggcttATTAACAGGCCTGATGACTCCTTCTTTAATTACGGTAGTGGTTGTACAACCTTGTGAGTATATTAAAACCCTCTAAATCAAATCCTTTAAGGGTGAATTATACCTCAAAAGCAAAGAGAACAGTGGTAGGGAAAGGCAAAAAAGCAAAGCAGGAACTTGAAGTGGAATCCGTCACTTCACGTGTGCCTCTTACATTTTTGGCTGACAAGGAAGCTGGCCCTCGCAGGGCAGTGGGGGCAGCCCTGAATGGAGCTGTGCAGTCCCCAACTAACTGCCATTTACTAAAATATCACGAGCTTACTGTCCGCAGATCACAGCAcaaatatttccatttgtttagttgaaaggGAGTGTGATAATGAGAGCGAGAGCCAGGACCTCCCGTTCACTGGTGCACTCCCTggtgcctgcaatagctggggttaggtcaggcccaagccagcagttaggaattctatccaggtgtcctatgcaggtggcagaaacccaagtacttggcaggcagctggacaggaCTAGAACCAGGCAACCTGAAATAGGATATAGGGGATCCAGCATTAATTGAAACTagttggcattgtagcacagtgggtcaaaccatggcctgcagtgccagcacccccaaatgagtgctggttcaagtcctggcttctccacttccacttCCTGTTAAATGCTTGGCAAAGTTCCAGGGGATGGCTcagtttggggctcctggcttctgcctggctcagcctgggtcgttgcggccatttagggagtgagccagttgacAGATTTCTTTGTctacctctcttctttctctggaaCTCTACATCTTCCAGATAAAAAATTTTTGGCAGGAGGTTGCTGTGCCAACACCCCCcctcaatattttaaaacatactaaTTTATAGAATGCTTTAAAAAAGGGGATTAACGGATTTCCCAAGGCTGGAATAGGAACTCAGGTCTGCCTACAAACTTACTTCTACCCAGAGTGCCCCTGCTGGTCGTGTCCTAGCTAGGTACACACTGCCAGCCCCCTGCCCCGGGGCCTGCCCAGACATACGGCCAAGCATAAACTCTGACAGCAAAGCTTCTTAAGAGCCCAGGATCACCTCTAGTTCTTCACCAGGGACGCCCCCAGTCCCCCACACTGCACGGGGGTCATCAATGGCCTTCCCACGACCTGGGGTACCTCTTTGTATCGCTTgctgttcatgaggaagatgACGGTGAGGAGCTGCAGGTAGGCTTCCACTTCAGGCAGGAGGGGTGCCGACGCAGCTTTGCCTGTGCGGGGACGGAACTGTAAATCGGCTTCGGTGTCCATGGGCTGGGGAGGACAGGAGGCGGCATGGAGAAGCTTGGTTAGTGGAGCGATCACGACCATGCGGCTCTGCCTGTGTAACTCCACTGTGCCTGGCAGCACAGACTATGGAGTGTCTGTCATGTGCAAACACGAGAAACCACATGCCGCCTTCTATTTCCCAGTGCTTCTCAAGCCTTAGATAGTGGGAGAACTGGAATGGCTTGGCCACGCTTGGAGTGGCAGGGCTTCGGTACGACACACAGGGGTGATGGGGTGATGGAAGGAACTCCAAGTGCCCACAGTCTAGACGAGATGAGAGACCACCGCACTCGAGTCATTGCAATCACAGGATTTTCGCACTGTCTTATAGGACTTTAGGAAGGTgagatcaacaacaggaaggtcaaacagcttttttttttttaagttagaataAAGGAAATCTGCAGAAAGCTGATGTATACCCAGTGCTAATTTCCAGAAAGAGTCATCAAAATGCAGAGAATTGATGCCTAACAGCCAGTCCCTCAACCACAATGAGGTCAGAGAGGCAGATTAGGAGCCACTGGCCGTGGGACAGCCCAGGGCTCAACTGTTCTGGCTCCAGGGATGTCCTGGGTTTACATCTAGTCATAAAGGTGATGGGCACCCACCACGACCACCAGAGGGCCTCACTCCCTCATCCACCCATCACATCCATCCAGAGAATGCCCCAAGCTGAGGCCACCTGCCCAAGTGCCACTGGTACTAGCTGTGGAGTTTGAATTTGAATCCCACTCCAGCCCTCAAACCCATGCTCTCAATCACTGCTCCAACGTTCTGACATGTCCCAGGCCAAAGGGCAACTTCTCCTGTGACAATGGACAAGTCACCCAACACAGGGAGAGCTTGTGCTGCGAGGCAGTGGAGAGTCTGGAGGGGAGTTTCGTGAGGTCCTAACTCTAAAGACACCACAGAGCACAGCGAGGCTTCCTTGATCCTGAAATGACTGAATGGGCTACTCCGGCCTCGCACAAGACAGGTCCCGGGGACAGGAAACAACTACCCTGAGAGTCAGTCACCCAGCTGGCAGCACCCACTCACCTCCTCCAGAAAGGATAGCAGGAAGTCTCGGGTGGCATTATTGGAGGTGAAGAAGCCATGCACAGCCTTATACAGAACGTAGTGGTTGAGGCGGCGAGACGTGGAAGGCAGCATCCGCAGGGCCCTCAGCACGAACCGCGGCTCCTTGCCGGAGACTGCCTTCTCGAGCTGTTTCACGTGCTCCTTGATGTCTGCGGAGGACCAGACAAGAACAGGACGTCACTTCCATTCCTCGTATTACAGCAGGCAGTTATGGGGAGCCTTGTACATAGGGCAGAAGGTGGCCGATCACCTCTTCTGTCCCAGAGGATGAAGTAGTACTTAGGGATTCCATACACTGATCTGTAACACACAGAGGGGCTGGCGATGGGACACAGTGAGAGAGACTGCAGCCTGACAAAGCATCCCAGGTTGGAGTGCAGActgaagccctggctgctctgcctgcgattctgcttcctgctaacagcctgggaggACAGTCAGTAACGCCTAAATTCTTGGGCCCCCAgccacccacgcgggagatcACAGGGCGTGCCCAGCGCTGGACCTGAGCCTGGCTCGGCCCTGGCTACtataaccatttggagagtgagccagcagttagAAAAgtcctctctctgtccatctctgcctttcaaataagtaaaaaacacACTGACATTTATCAGGTATCAATAAAGGAAGACTAAATGGGAGAAGTCTGTCACAATTGACGAGTTTGAGCTCAGAAAAATACCTTTTATGTAATAATGTTAAGAAAAGTATTTGCATCAAATGTGATTAGGCATATTTTATTGTACTAAGAACTGTATAAATGGCTCTGAGAAACTATATTGCTACAGTTTCAAAGTAAAGATACCAATATAAACATAGAAGACAAATAGCTAACACATTTGAAGAATATATTTTACTAGTATTTCAATTATTGCAAATACCTTCTTAAGTACCAAATTAGCAGAATctaaaaaattataagaaataaTCGTAGTGAAAAGGCATATAGTATATACCTTTTAGTATAATGTAaattagcatcattttttttttctggataacacccaacataaactttaaaaatgtctaccattctgggcccagtgtaatggctcaatctttcccttgcatgcgtcaggatcccatatgggcgccagtccacgtcctggctgctccacttcccatccagctccctgtctgtggccttagaaagcagcagaggatggcccaaagccttgggacattctacctgcgtgggggacctagaagaagctcttggttttgaatcagctccggccgttgtggccatatGTGGGGTGaaccggcagacagaagatctttctctctgtatctccatctctctgtaaattcgcctttccaataaaaataaataaatctttttttctagtatttaaaagtttttaaaaagaatgattacTTTTCAACTAACCGAAGGGAAGAGTAACAGAAAGGGACAGTGAAAGAAatcctccaaccactggttcacgcACAAGTGTTtccaacagtcaggactggactgggctcaagtcaggagcctagaactccatcagggacccaagcacctgagctccccaggatgcctcagcaggaagcagggtcgAAAGCAaggtaaccaggactcaaactaacacTCTAATATATAGGTCCCACCCTATGTTCACCCTTCTGGAGTCAGATGTATAGATCCTGGGGATTTATACTGAAGTATAATCAAAGTGGATTAAAGGGGTAGATATCGGTGTAGTGTATCAAGAGAACCTTGTTCACATCCAAGCTTGGTTtctgatccagcgtcctgctaatgctcaACCATccgtgtccctgccacccacgtggaagagccGTGCTGAGCTGCAGGTTCCTGCAAGTGAcctacccagccctggctggctggcatcTGTGGAGCACCTGCAAGACctcagtctctgcctttcaagcaaaatgagAGTAAGAAGGAAGAAACAACTGTAAATGCATTAGACAGTTTGGGTGTGGGGTCAGGCACCTGGCTTttcctgccagcttcctgctaatgcagggaTGGCTGCTGTGTGTATCTGGGGAGCGGAGGAGAGCTCCCTGCGTCTGATAAAACATGCACGGTGTTGACTGCTGCAGGATTAGTTATATACAGCAACAAGGGAATGCAGTGAGCGGGCACCATCCCACACTGTGGCGCATTCAGTCCTCAGCACAAGGTGCCTGGGCCGTGTAACAATACAGTAACAGTCAGCATGAACACCTGCTTCCCATGTCCCGCAGAGCTCACCAGCCCATGAAGTAGGTACAATTATTCCCATTTACACACACGGGGAAATCACATTCCAGAGCTTCTACTTATCACCTCCATACTATGTCAGCAACAAATGTTTCTGAAATTAAGTGGATATGGACTACGTGAAACAGAAGATAGGAACACGTCTGTATTTAGTTACAGACACACCTAAGCAGTATCTATGCCTGAATCTCAAGGGGAAGCAGTCTGAAAGCTCAAGGGGGAAAACAAAAGTCAGGGTTGAGTTTTCTCGCTTGCTACTTCTCACACTTTCCTACAATGAGCAGGAACTCCTGAATTAGCACGCGAAGtctccacaacacacacacatccagcaGGCAAGGGCTAAGTGACCCCTCAGCCGCCGCCCGGCCTTGGTTTAGGGAGCGGCATCTTTACTAAGACACTCATCCTGCTGTCCAGCCTTCAGGTAGCTAGGAGCTGGTCCTGAGGTCCCAGGGGCAGGGCTCTGGTTATCTCAACGAGGAAGAGCTCTCGCTGGAGTGGACAGGATGCTGCTCACATGGGGCTGCGGCAGGTCCAGCACGGCCTTAATTAGAGAAACAACAGGCGGGGCACCGTGCTGGTGGCTGTTACACCTGGGCCCCACGGCCGATACCTGGTGGGGACTGAGTCCACCCCAGCTCgcgggcaggcagcaggtgcggTTCCAGCACCCGTGTCCCTTCTCCTGACAGGGAGGGCCTGGACTGAACCCCGGGTTCTTGGGGGGCATTGGCGGAAGTGACCCTGCGGATGCATGaacgctctgcctttcaagtgaagagACAGGAAACtaggaacaaacagaaaaaagagaaactgggagACTGGTGTGCAGAACTTAGGTCAAGTGCGGGAAGCAGTATCAGAGATGGGATGCTATCCAACAAAAGTGAGTGAGTGTATTTAAGCCCTTTACAAACAGGTGGGGGTGCACTCGGGGCCGTCCACTGAGCTCTGGTAGATGGCAATGGCGCTCTCGCGGGGGGAGTGTGCTCAAGGCAGACTTCTTTCCCATATTCCGCTCTGGCGGACCGAGCAGGCCCCTGCTATAGGGGCGGGTGGGATTCCTCCATCGAGCCGGGACAGGGAGCAGGGAGGCGAGCTCGCCAGGCCCAGAGGGGCCCCCACACGCATGCAACCCCGGAGAAGGACGCGGAGGCAGGCGGCCCGAGGTCGGAGCAGCAGGGAGCGACCCCAGGCCCCCGCCCCGCTGTCACCGCGGTCCCCTACCCTCCAAGGTGACGGTGTCCAGCTCCCGCTGCGAGTGCTCGGCCGCCGGCTTGCCGTCCGCCTCCCCGGCCGCCCCGGcgcccgccgccgcctcctccttcATTTCCACATCCTGCGGGGCCGGGGGCGGCGGCGGTTCCTGCTCCCCTCCGCCCGGCGGCGGCTTGGCCTTGTCCGCGCCACGGCGCCGCGCCGAGCCCTCCTGCTTCATGGCGCCCGGGGTCGCGGCCTAGTCCGGGCACCGAGGCCGGGGCCTCGCGTCCGTCCTCGCCCCGAGGACCCGGAACTGAGCTCGGCCTGCACACGAGCGCGCGCTCGCGTCGGGCCGCACGATGACGGAGCAGCTGCAAACCCTTTCCCGGCGCACAGCCTTCTGGGGACGCGCCAGGCCCGGAGGGCCGACGACCGAGCCGACCGAGGCAAGCGAAATCAATCGCCGAGGTGCAGGATGGAGGCGGATCTGCGAGGAAGGCGCGGGGAGGAGTCGCTACCGGTCGGGGAGGAGCCGCTACTGGTCCCTGAGGTTTTGCTGTTCCTTTCTGCGTGCATTTCTGAGAATGTACACCAGAGGTCGCCCCCGCCAACGTGAGGCAGGTAAGACCTATCGCGCGAGCAGAGCGAGATGACGTCAGTGGTTGCCGGGCAGGTTTGCGTCCTAGTCGCTGGAGCCGGGGGTCCCTAGGGAGAGCCGCCAGGTGCGAATGGCGCGAGGGAACTCGAGGCTCGTGCTGCTAGGCTGTTGGGGATGAGACGGACCTGGAGGGTCACTAGGACCCTGTGATATCCGCACTTGCTTACTACATTTTAGTTCAGGCCTGGGAGCGCGGGGCGTGGACGAAGCTTTGCGTGGGGGTCCACTCCTGGGCTGCTCAGGGCCAGCACCGAGGGACCTGCCAAAGTCAGATCCAGAAGGCCGTCCAGCGGTTAAGACTCCAcctgggactcctgcatcccacacaaaaaaagccTGGGTTGGAGTGCTGGACCCCAATTCCAACTCCAGCTGCCTACTGAGGCACCACCCGGGGacccagcaggtgatggctcaagtggtgggAAGAGCCCTGGAGCTTGAACACAACTACAGTACAAGCTGGCCCTGCGGTAGGGCCTATATTTTGGTCATatactcccccccccccttttttttgtctttgcattttaagatttgtttcttaatatttattttttaaagattttaaaatgattattggaaagtcagatatacagagaggaggagagacagagagaaagatcttctgtctgctgattcactccccaggtgggcgCTGCgccagctagaagccaggagccaggagcctcctctgggtctcctacgcgggtgcagggtccgctgtccttgactgctttcctaggctataagcagggagctggacaggaagcgaggctgccaggatacgaactggtgccggtatgggatcctggcacgtgaaagcaaggtgaggacccttTGCTGTGCGGAAAGCAACGTAAGGagtagcagctgatggctcaaacacttgggccactccCACagacaggggagacctggaggaaacctGATCCTGGTTCAGCCTGCTCCGTGCTGGCTCTTGTGAATGCCTGGGAggcgtgaaccagcggatgaaaactttctttctctgcctttcaaacaaatgaatagcacttaaaaaaaaaaaaaaaaaaaaaaaaaaaaaacaccacagcaGACTTACAGATGGCCTATGTACTCTAAGACTTTATCCCTGAAAATTAAGATTCCCTCTCTCCTTAGCCACCCTTGCTGGGGTCTCCCCACGGATTCATGACCAACTGCCAGAAGCTGTGTTAAGTCACCTGCCCCTGCCTAGACATCATCCCTTCCTCCCTTAATTGCTCACCGCCCTACTGGGTGGTTATCTACTGACTtgctgtttttgtgtgtgtaaacTTAATAGTCAGGTGAGCTAATAACCTAACCATCCAGCAGGGCAACTCCTTGACCTGGGAAGCAACAAAGCCCCTCTGTTTCCTCCCTTTGCCACCCGCCTCCTCCCTTGGTCACAGACACAGTGTTACGAAGAAGCTGCTTCAACAAGTTTATTCCAGAGATGCTGTTCCCTGTTCCCCAGCCCCAGGGAGTAAGAAAACAGAGAGGTACCAGTCAGGGCATGTGCCCTACAACTATAGCACAAATTGTGCCATCTAGCTGTTTAATGCAAGGAACTCTACTGCAATAATATGAAAGAGGAGGATACGAGAGCTATGTGGGATACACTTTACAAGTAAATGACCAGGGGCCAGCAGCAGGGCTCAAcaaattaatcctccacctctgagagccagcatcccatatgggtgttgatttgagttctggcagctccacttccaatccagctccctgttaatggcctgggaaagctgcagagggtggcccaagtccttgggaccctgtatccacattggagacccagaagaagctcctggttcctggcttcagaatgactcagctctggccattgtggaccacttggggagagaaccagcacatgaaagatctccttctctgaaaATCCACCCTTctaacaaaaatcttttttgtaaagatttatttttatggaaagtcaaTTTTGCAACAGGATCAAACCCAGGCTAGGGCAAATGATTCCCTTTCCTTCTGATAAATTCCTTAAAGAAAAACACCAACATTTATCCTACAAGTGACATCaataaagcctttttaaaaaagatttatttatttttgttgccaaGTCAGATAACAGaagtaaggagagacagagaggaagatcttccatccgatgattcactccccaagtgaccacaatggctggagctgcgctgattcaaagccaggag includes the following:
- the PSMD3 gene encoding 26S proteasome non-ATPase regulatory subunit 3; the encoded protein is MKQEGSARRRGADKAKPPPGGGEQEPPPPPAPQDVEMKEEAAAGAGAAGEADGKPAAEHSQRELDTVTLEDIKEHVKQLEKAVSGKEPRFVLRALRMLPSTSRRLNHYVLYKAVHGFFTSNNATRDFLLSFLEEPMDTEADLQFRPRTGKAASAPLLPEVEAYLQLLTVIFLMNSKRYKEAQKISDDLMQKISTQNRRALDLVAAKCYYYHARVYEFLDKLDVVRSFLHARLRTATLRHDADGQATLLNLLLRNYLHYSLYDQAEKLVSKSVFPEQANNNEWARYLYYTGRIKAIQLEYSEARRTMTNALRKAPQHTAVGFKQTVHKLLIVVELLLGEIPDRLQFRQPSLKRSLTPYFLLTQAVRTGNLAKFNQVLDQFGEKFQADGTYTLIIRLRHNVIKTGVRMISLSYSRISLADIAQKLQLDSPEDAEFIVAKAIRDGVIEASINHEKGYVQSKEMTDIYSTREPQLAFHQRISFCLDIHNMSVKAMRFPPKSYNKDLESAEERREREQQDLEFAKEMAEDDDDSFP